From Methylobacterium radiodurans, a single genomic window includes:
- a CDS encoding class I SAM-dependent methyltransferase, translating into MADGITQAAYWNGEVGQRWARNQAVLDAVFSPLTDALFEAAGLRAGTSVLDIGCGAGETTLRAAAAVGPEGAVAGADVSAPLLAAARERPMPAGAAPVAWVEADVETYPFPPASLDAALSRFGTMFFADTQAAFANIRAALKPGGQLTLLCWQAMAANPWVSVPRAAILPLVPAPGPPPPPDQPGPFRFADGAALEARLRAAGFRDIVRTGLRVPVTLGRDPETAARVACELGPPSHLLREAEPELRARALASVAEALRPHATDGGVQLEAACWLVAAG; encoded by the coding sequence ATGGCCGACGGCATCACCCAGGCCGCGTACTGGAACGGCGAGGTCGGCCAGCGCTGGGCCCGCAACCAGGCCGTGCTGGATGCGGTCTTCTCGCCGCTGACCGACGCCCTGTTCGAGGCCGCCGGCCTGAGGGCTGGCACGAGCGTCCTCGACATCGGCTGCGGGGCCGGCGAGACCACCCTGCGCGCGGCCGCCGCGGTCGGGCCGGAGGGCGCGGTCGCGGGCGCCGACGTCTCGGCGCCGCTGCTCGCAGCGGCCCGGGAGCGGCCGATGCCGGCAGGTGCAGCCCCGGTCGCCTGGGTCGAGGCGGACGTCGAGACCTACCCTTTCCCGCCGGCCTCCCTCGATGCGGCCCTGTCGCGCTTCGGCACGATGTTCTTCGCCGACACGCAAGCGGCCTTCGCCAACATCCGCGCCGCCCTGAAGCCCGGCGGGCAGCTCACCCTGCTGTGCTGGCAGGCGATGGCGGCGAACCCCTGGGTGAGCGTGCCGCGGGCGGCGATCCTGCCCCTCGTGCCCGCTCCCGGGCCGCCGCCCCCGCCCGACCAGCCGGGCCCTTTCCGTTTCGCCGACGGGGCGGCGCTTGAGGCACGGCTGCGCGCGGCCGGGTTCCGGGACATCGTCCGTACCGGTCTCAGAGTGCCGGTGACGCTCGGTCGCGACCCGGAGACCGCCGCCCGGGTCGCCTGCGAGCTTGGACCGCCGTCGCACCTGCTGCGCGAGGCGGAGCCCGAGCTGCGGGCGCGGGCACTGGCGTCGGTCGCCGAGGCGCTGCGCCCCCACGCGACCGACGGCGGCGTGCAGCTCGAGGCCGCCTGCTGGCTGGTTGCCGCAGGTTAG
- the adh gene encoding aldehyde dehydrogenase, with amino-acid sequence MNKPEFLADAKTKAPFSARYDNFIGGQWVAPAAGRYFENTSPITGKVVCEVARSDAQDIERALDAAHAAKEAWGRTAPAERARILLKIADRMEENLDLIALAETWDNGKPIRETTHADIPLAIDHWRYFAGCVRAQEGSISEIDHDTVAYHFHEPLGVVGQIIPWNFPILMAVWKLAPALAAGNCVVIKPAEQTPASLLVLMELIGDLLPPGVVNVVNGFGLEAGKPLASSPRIAKIAFTGETTTGRLIMQYASQNLIPVTLELGGKSPNIFFADVANEDDDFLDKALEGFTMFALNQGEVCTCPSRALVHESIYDRFMERAVKRVEAITQGSPLDPATMIGAQASSEQLEKILSYVDIGKQEGAECLTGGERNVKEGEFAGGYYMKPTVFRGHNKMRIFQEEIFGPVLSVTTFKDDAEALSIANDTLYGLGAGVWTRDGTRAYRFGRAIQAGRVWTNCYHAYPAHAAFGGYKQSGIGRETHKMMLDHYQQTKNMLVSYSAKKLGFF; translated from the coding sequence ATGAACAAGCCGGAATTCCTGGCCGACGCCAAGACGAAGGCGCCGTTCTCGGCGCGCTACGACAACTTCATCGGCGGGCAGTGGGTCGCGCCCGCCGCCGGCCGCTACTTCGAGAACACCTCGCCCATCACCGGCAAGGTCGTCTGCGAGGTCGCCCGCTCCGACGCGCAGGACATCGAGCGCGCCCTCGACGCGGCGCACGCCGCTAAGGAGGCCTGGGGCCGCACGGCGCCCGCCGAGCGCGCCCGCATCCTCCTCAAGATCGCCGACCGGATGGAGGAGAACCTCGACCTGATCGCCCTCGCCGAGACCTGGGACAACGGCAAGCCGATCCGCGAGACGACCCACGCCGACATCCCGCTCGCCATCGACCACTGGCGCTACTTCGCCGGCTGCGTGCGGGCGCAGGAGGGTTCGATCTCCGAGATCGACCACGACACGGTCGCCTACCACTTCCACGAGCCGCTCGGCGTCGTCGGCCAGATCATCCCGTGGAACTTCCCGATCCTGATGGCCGTGTGGAAGCTGGCGCCCGCGCTCGCGGCCGGCAACTGCGTGGTGATCAAGCCCGCCGAGCAGACCCCGGCCTCGCTCCTGGTGCTCATGGAGCTGATCGGCGACCTGCTGCCGCCGGGCGTGGTGAACGTGGTCAACGGCTTCGGCCTGGAGGCGGGCAAGCCGCTGGCCTCCTCGCCCCGCATCGCCAAGATCGCCTTCACGGGTGAGACGACCACCGGCCGCCTCATCATGCAGTACGCCTCGCAGAACCTGATCCCGGTGACGCTGGAACTCGGTGGCAAGTCGCCGAACATCTTCTTCGCGGACGTGGCCAACGAGGACGACGACTTCCTCGACAAGGCGCTCGAGGGCTTCACCATGTTCGCCCTCAACCAGGGCGAGGTCTGCACCTGCCCCAGCCGCGCGCTGGTGCACGAGTCGATCTACGACCGCTTCATGGAGCGCGCGGTCAAGCGCGTCGAGGCGATCACGCAGGGGAGTCCCCTCGACCCCGCCACCATGATCGGCGCCCAGGCCTCCTCGGAGCAGCTGGAGAAGATCCTCAGCTACGTCGACATCGGCAAGCAGGAAGGCGCCGAGTGCCTCACGGGCGGCGAGCGCAACGTGAAGGAGGGCGAGTTCGCGGGCGGCTACTACATGAAGCCGACCGTATTCCGCGGCCACAACAAGATGCGCATCTTCCAGGAGGAGATCTTCGGCCCGGTCCTTTCGGTCACGACCTTCAAGGACGACGCCGAGGCGCTCTCCATTGCCAACGACACCCTCTACGGCCTCGGCGCCGGCGTCTGGACCCGGGACGGGACCCGCGCCTACCGCTTCGGCCGCGCGATCCAGGCTGGCCGCGTCTGGACGAACTGCTACCACGCCTACCCGGCCCACGCGGCCTTCGGCGGCTACAAGCAGTCCGGCATCGGCCGCGAGACGCACAAGATGATGCTCGACCACTACCAGCAGACCAAGAACATGCTGGTCAGCTACTCGGCGAAGAAGCTCGGCTTCTTCTGA
- a CDS encoding DUF779 domain-containing protein yields MSEMTRGGTEAAEQADAAGTPLRVTATPAALALIEELRADHGPVMFHQSGGCCDGSSPMCYPVGDFITGDGDVHLGQVGGADFYISRSQFAVWKHTHIILDVVPGRGGMFSLENGREKRFHIRSRLFTEAENRALEGACRL; encoded by the coding sequence ATGAGCGAGATGACGAGAGGCGGGACCGAGGCGGCCGAGCAGGCCGACGCGGCCGGCACGCCGCTGCGGGTGACGGCGACACCGGCGGCGCTCGCGCTGATCGAGGAATTGCGGGCCGACCACGGCCCGGTCATGTTCCACCAGTCGGGCGGCTGCTGCGATGGGTCGTCGCCGATGTGCTACCCGGTCGGCGACTTCATCACCGGCGACGGGGATGTGCATCTCGGGCAGGTCGGCGGCGCGGATTTCTACATCTCGCGCTCGCAATTCGCGGTCTGGAAGCACACCCACATCATCCTCGACGTGGTGCCGGGCCGCGGCGGCATGTTCTCCCTGGAGAACGGCCGCGAGAAGCGCTTCCACATCCGCTCGCGCCTGTTCACGGAGGCGGAGAACCGGGCGCTGGAGGGGGCCTGCCGTCTCTGA
- a CDS encoding tetratricopeptide repeat protein: MRRLPALVLLAALAWGGQALAAQTQAASPAMTPKATELPAGDQAGKPPMRELPSPYTPNYTGGALPRSGGQPDFAYGAYQKGQYVTAFREATKRIEADRKDAAAMTLLGELYNQGLGVRQDPVKAAEWYRLAAALNDSAAMSSLGLMSLDGRGVPKDPKAGRRWLESAAEKGSPTAAYNLALILIGTGKPEDETRAASLLRKAAESEVGSAQHALGVLYLQGRGVQKDPAQAAEWFRRAADNGDLAGEVEFAILLFNGNGVPKDEARAARYFLHAAQRGNAIAQNRVARIYAVGRGFQKNLLEAATWNLMAAQQGLSDAWLDQTLAGLTNDEKKRAEAQASARNEAR; this comes from the coding sequence ATGAGGCGGCTACCCGCGCTCGTCCTCCTCGCCGCGCTCGCCTGGGGCGGGCAGGCCCTGGCGGCCCAGACACAGGCCGCGAGCCCGGCCATGACCCCGAAGGCGACGGAGCTGCCGGCCGGGGACCAGGCTGGCAAGCCGCCGATGCGCGAGCTGCCGAGCCCCTACACGCCGAACTACACGGGCGGCGCCCTGCCACGCTCCGGCGGACAGCCGGACTTCGCCTACGGCGCCTACCAGAAGGGCCAGTACGTCACAGCCTTCCGCGAGGCGACGAAGCGCATCGAGGCCGACCGTAAGGACGCGGCCGCGATGACGCTGCTCGGCGAACTCTACAACCAGGGCCTCGGCGTGCGGCAGGATCCCGTGAAGGCGGCCGAGTGGTATCGGCTGGCCGCCGCCCTGAACGATTCCGCCGCCATGTCGTCGCTCGGGCTGATGTCCCTCGACGGGCGGGGCGTGCCGAAGGACCCGAAGGCCGGGCGGCGCTGGCTGGAGAGCGCGGCCGAGAAGGGCTCGCCCACGGCGGCCTACAACCTCGCGCTGATCCTGATCGGCACCGGCAAGCCCGAGGACGAGACCCGCGCCGCGAGCCTGCTGCGCAAGGCCGCCGAGAGCGAGGTCGGCTCGGCCCAGCACGCGCTCGGGGTGCTCTACCTGCAGGGCCGCGGCGTTCAGAAGGATCCCGCCCAGGCGGCCGAGTGGTTCCGCCGCGCGGCCGATAACGGGGATCTAGCCGGCGAGGTCGAGTTCGCGATCCTGCTGTTCAACGGCAACGGCGTGCCGAAGGACGAGGCCCGCGCCGCCCGCTACTTCCTGCACGCGGCCCAGCGCGGCAACGCGATCGCCCAGAACCGCGTCGCCCGCATCTACGCGGTCGGCCGCGGGTTCCAGAAGAACCTCCTAGAGGCCGCGACCTGGAACCTGATGGCAGCGCAGCAGGGCCTGTCGGATGCGTGGCTCGACCAGACGCTCGCGGGCCTCACCAACGACGAGAAGAAGCGCGCCGAGGCCCAGGCGAGCGCGCGCAACGAGGCGCGGTAG
- a CDS encoding thiamine phosphate synthase: MSAPAQRLALLTPHGVAAGDLDALVPAIEAACAAGDVAAVILRLAPADERALTGLVKRVAPVVQEREAALVVACPGFPGDLVSVATRGGADGVHVDKAAALPTGLKDLRERLREGRILGAGGFETRHAAMDAGEAGVDYLMFGGLYPDGQAPDPEDVRARAAWWAEIFETPCIAVACAADEVPGHAATGAEFVGLESALWLSDPAAVARAQEALGGSA; the protein is encoded by the coding sequence ATGAGCGCGCCCGCCCAACGTCTCGCCCTGCTCACGCCGCACGGCGTCGCGGCCGGCGACCTCGACGCGCTCGTGCCCGCCATCGAGGCAGCCTGCGCGGCGGGCGACGTGGCCGCGGTGATCCTGCGTCTGGCGCCCGCCGACGAGCGGGCGCTGACCGGCCTCGTCAAGCGCGTGGCCCCCGTCGTGCAGGAGCGGGAGGCGGCGCTCGTCGTCGCCTGCCCGGGCTTCCCGGGCGATCTCGTCAGCGTGGCCACCCGTGGCGGCGCGGACGGGGTCCACGTCGACAAGGCGGCGGCTCTCCCGACGGGCCTGAAGGACCTGCGCGAGCGCCTGCGCGAGGGCCGCATCCTCGGCGCCGGCGGGTTCGAGACACGCCACGCCGCGATGGATGCGGGCGAGGCAGGCGTCGATTACCTGATGTTCGGCGGGCTCTACCCGGACGGGCAGGCGCCCGACCCCGAGGACGTGCGCGCGCGCGCCGCGTGGTGGGCCGAGATCTTCGAGACGCCCTGCATCGCGGTCGCGTGCGCGGCGGACGAGGTCCCGGGCCACGCCGCCACGGGCGCCGAGTTCGTCGGCCTGGAGAGCGCGCTCTGGCTCTCCGACCCGGCGGCGGTCGCCCGCGCGCAGGAGGCGCTGGGAGGCTCGGCATGA
- the fba gene encoding class II fructose-bisphosphate aldolase (catalyzes the reversible aldol condensation of dihydroxyacetonephosphate and glyceraldehyde 3-phosphate in the Calvin cycle, glycolysis, and/or gluconeogenesis), whose amino-acid sequence MARITLRQLLDHAAEHEYGVPAFNLNNMEQGLAIMAAADATDSPVILQASRGARAYANDVVLAKLIDGLVEIYPHIPVCMHLDHGNNEATCATAIQYGFTSVMMDGSLKADGKTPADYNYNVEITRNVTKMAHWAGVSVEGELGVLGSLESGQGEAEDGHGAEGVLSHDQLLTDPDEAVKFVSATKVDALAVAMGTSHGAYKFTRKPDGDVLAMNVIEEIHRRLPTTHLVMHGSSSVPQDLQDIINQYGGQMKPTWGVPVEEIQRGIKHGVRKINIDTDNRMAMTGQIRKVLTENPSEFDPRKYLKPAMEAMTKLCRQRFEEFNTAGQGSKIRPISVAEMAKRYASGSLDPKIAANA is encoded by the coding sequence ATGGCACGCATCACCCTCCGGCAACTCCTCGACCACGCCGCCGAGCACGAGTACGGCGTGCCCGCGTTCAACCTGAACAACATGGAGCAGGGGCTCGCCATCATGGCGGCGGCGGATGCGACCGACTCGCCGGTCATCCTGCAGGCGAGCCGCGGCGCGCGCGCCTACGCCAACGACGTGGTGCTGGCCAAGCTGATCGACGGTCTCGTCGAGATCTACCCGCACATCCCCGTGTGCATGCATCTCGACCACGGCAACAACGAAGCCACCTGCGCCACCGCGATCCAGTACGGCTTCACCTCGGTGATGATGGACGGTTCACTGAAGGCCGACGGCAAGACCCCGGCCGACTACAACTACAACGTCGAGATCACCCGCAACGTCACGAAGATGGCCCACTGGGCCGGCGTCTCGGTCGAGGGCGAGCTCGGCGTGCTGGGCTCACTGGAGAGCGGCCAGGGCGAGGCCGAGGACGGCCACGGCGCCGAGGGCGTGCTCTCCCACGACCAGCTCCTGACCGACCCGGACGAGGCCGTGAAGTTCGTCTCCGCCACCAAGGTCGATGCGCTCGCGGTGGCGATGGGCACCAGCCACGGCGCCTACAAGTTCACCCGCAAGCCCGACGGCGACGTGCTCGCCATGAACGTGATCGAGGAGATCCACCGCCGCCTGCCGACGACCCACCTCGTGATGCACGGCTCCTCCTCGGTGCCGCAGGACCTGCAGGACATCATCAACCAGTACGGCGGCCAGATGAAGCCGACCTGGGGCGTTCCGGTCGAGGAGATCCAGCGCGGCATCAAGCACGGCGTGCGCAAGATCAACATCGACACCGACAACCGCATGGCGATGACCGGCCAGATCCGGAAGGTGCTGACCGAGAACCCGTCCGAGTTCGACCCGCGCAAGTACCTGAAGCCCGCCATGGAGGCGATGACGAAGCTCTGCCGCCAGCGCTTCGAGGAGTTCAACACCGCCGGCCAGGGCTCGAAGATCCGCCCGATCTCGGTCGCCGAGATGGCCAAGCGCTACGCCAGCGGCTCGCTCGATCCGAAGATCGCGGCGAACGCCTGA
- a CDS encoding phosphoglycerate kinase — protein sequence MTAFRTLDDAGSLAGKRVLLRVDVNVPMENGRVTDATRIERVVPTIREIADQGGRVILLAHFGRPKGKREPKDSLEPVVPALTAALGRPVAFADDCVGDAPKAAVAALKDGDVLLLENTRYHAGEEKNDPAFVAALAENGDVYVNEAFSAAHRAHASTEGLAHKLPAFAGRLMQAELDALTKGLEAPKRPVIAIVGGAKVSSKIDLLQNLVAKVDMLVIGGGMANTFLHAQGKAVGKSLCEKDLAETATRILGAAEAAKCRVILPVDAVIAREFKANAASETVSVDAVPEDAMILDAGPASVAEIDAAIDQAATLVWNGPLGAFELAPFDAATVAAARHAAERTEAGQLVSVAGGGDTVAALNHAGAGEAFSYVSTAGGAFLEWLEGKELPGVEALRAKG from the coding sequence ATGACCGCCTTCCGCACCCTCGACGACGCCGGATCCCTCGCGGGCAAGCGCGTCCTCCTGCGCGTCGACGTGAACGTGCCGATGGAGAACGGGCGCGTCACCGACGCGACCCGTATCGAGCGGGTGGTGCCGACCATCCGGGAGATCGCCGATCAGGGCGGGCGCGTGATCCTGCTGGCGCATTTCGGCCGCCCGAAGGGCAAGCGCGAGCCGAAGGATTCGCTGGAGCCGGTGGTGCCGGCGCTCACCGCGGCGCTCGGCCGCCCGGTCGCCTTCGCGGACGACTGCGTGGGCGATGCGCCCAAGGCGGCCGTTGCGGCGCTCAAGGACGGCGACGTGCTGCTTCTCGAGAACACCCGCTACCACGCGGGCGAGGAGAAGAACGACCCGGCCTTCGTGGCGGCGCTCGCCGAGAACGGCGACGTCTACGTCAACGAGGCCTTCTCGGCGGCTCACCGGGCCCACGCCTCGACGGAAGGTCTGGCGCACAAGCTTCCGGCCTTCGCCGGCCGCCTGATGCAGGCCGAGCTCGACGCGCTCACCAAGGGGCTGGAGGCGCCCAAGCGCCCGGTCATCGCGATCGTGGGCGGCGCCAAGGTCTCCTCGAAGATCGACCTGCTGCAGAACCTCGTCGCCAAGGTCGACATGCTGGTGATCGGCGGCGGCATGGCCAACACCTTCCTGCACGCGCAGGGCAAGGCCGTCGGCAAGTCGCTCTGCGAGAAGGACCTGGCCGAAACCGCGACCCGGATCCTCGGGGCGGCCGAGGCCGCGAAGTGCCGGGTGATCCTGCCGGTCGATGCCGTCATCGCGCGCGAGTTCAAGGCCAACGCCGCCAGCGAAACGGTCTCCGTCGATGCGGTGCCGGAGGACGCGATGATCCTCGATGCCGGGCCGGCCTCGGTCGCCGAGATCGATGCGGCGATCGACCAGGCGGCGACCCTCGTCTGGAACGGCCCTCTCGGTGCCTTCGAGCTGGCGCCCTTCGACGCCGCGACCGTCGCGGCGGCGCGCCACGCGGCCGAGCGCACGGAGGCGGGGCAGCTCGTCTCGGTGGCCGGCGGCGGCGACACGGTCGCGGCCCTCAACCACGCGGGCGCGGGCGAGGCCTTCTCCTACGTCTCGACGGCGGGCGGCGCCTTCCTCGAATGGCTGGAGGGCAAGGAGCTGCCGGGCGTCGAGGCGCTGCGGGCGAAGGGCTGA
- the gap gene encoding type I glyceraldehyde-3-phosphate dehydrogenase gives MTVKVAINGFGRIGRNVLRAIHEAGRQDIEVVAINDLGPVETNAHLLRYDSVHGRYPGEVAVDGDFLVVDGKRIKVTAVRNPAELPHRDLGVDIALECTGIFTSKDKAKAHLDAGAKRVIVSAPADGADLTVVYGVNHDKLTSDHLVISNASCTTNCLAPVAKVLNETVGIERGFMTTIHSYTNDQPSLDQMHKDLYRARAAALSMIPTSTGAAKAVGLVLPELKGKLDGTAIRVPTPNVSAVDLVFTAKRATTVEEINEAIKAAAAGPLKGVLGVTDRPNVSIDFNHDPHSSTFHLDQTKVMDGTFVRILSWYDNEWGFSNRMADTAVALAKLI, from the coding sequence GTGACGGTGAAGGTTGCCATCAACGGGTTCGGCCGCATCGGCCGCAACGTGCTGCGCGCGATCCACGAGGCCGGCCGCCAGGACATCGAGGTCGTGGCGATCAACGATCTCGGCCCCGTCGAGACCAACGCGCACCTGCTGCGCTACGACTCGGTGCACGGCCGCTATCCGGGCGAGGTCGCGGTGGACGGCGACTTCCTCGTCGTCGACGGCAAGCGCATCAAGGTCACGGCCGTGCGCAACCCGGCCGAGCTGCCGCACCGGGATCTCGGCGTCGACATCGCGCTGGAATGCACCGGCATCTTCACCTCGAAGGACAAGGCCAAGGCCCATCTCGACGCGGGCGCCAAGCGCGTCATCGTCTCCGCTCCGGCCGACGGCGCCGACCTCACGGTCGTCTACGGCGTGAACCACGACAAGCTGACCTCGGATCACCTCGTGATCTCGAACGCCTCCTGCACCACGAACTGCCTCGCGCCGGTCGCCAAGGTGCTCAACGAGACGGTCGGCATCGAGCGCGGCTTCATGACGACGATCCACTCCTACACGAACGACCAGCCCTCGCTCGACCAGATGCACAAGGATCTGTACCGGGCACGCGCCGCCGCTCTGTCCATGATCCCGACCTCGACGGGCGCCGCCAAGGCGGTGGGCCTCGTCCTGCCGGAGCTGAAGGGCAAGCTCGACGGCACCGCGATCCGCGTGCCGACCCCGAACGTCTCGGCCGTCGACCTCGTCTTCACGGCCAAGCGCGCGACGACCGTCGAGGAGATCAACGAGGCGATCAAGGCCGCCGCCGCCGGCCCGCTCAAGGGCGTGCTCGGCGTCACCGACCGGCCGAACGTCTCGATCGACTTCAACCACGACCCACACTCTTCGACCTTCCACCTCGACCAGACCAAGGTCATGGACGGCACCTTCGTGCGCATCCTGTCGTGGTACGACAACGAGTGGGGCTTCTCGAACCGCATGGCCGACACGGCCGTCGCGCTCGCCAAGCTGATCTGA
- a CDS encoding DUF4164 family protein, whose translation MKSAPSPPADPAAPTAAEALARLGAALGRLEAVVARRVEADAAPDDRDTELALMEQDRARLAAALDAATARLAAFGSAAEALGQRVDRAIDAVEGVLGQEQGRGREPEEARR comes from the coding sequence ATGAAGTCTGCGCCCTCCCCGCCGGCCGATCCGGCCGCCCCCACCGCCGCCGAGGCGCTCGCCCGGCTCGGCGCCGCCCTCGGCCGGCTGGAGGCCGTGGTGGCCCGCCGCGTCGAGGCGGATGCCGCGCCCGACGACCGCGACACCGAACTCGCCCTGATGGAGCAGGACCGGGCCCGGCTCGCCGCCGCCCTGGACGCCGCGACCGCACGTCTCGCCGCGTTCGGATCCGCGGCCGAGGCGCTCGGGCAGCGCGTCGACCGGGCGATCGACGCGGTCGAGGGCGTGCTGGGGCAGGAACAGGGGCGGGGCCGGGAGCCCGAGGAGGCGCGGCGCTGA
- a CDS encoding cell division protein ZapA: MPQVQVTIDGKSYRMACGPGEEPHLTALAEELGRRVAEMRKAFGEIGDMRLQVMTAITIADELAEARRRLAAAEAETAALRAETGQLAAGLTEAAERIERMAQSLAGSEPREG; the protein is encoded by the coding sequence ATGCCCCAGGTTCAGGTCACCATCGATGGAAAGAGCTACCGCATGGCCTGCGGGCCCGGCGAGGAGCCGCACCTCACGGCGCTCGCCGAGGAACTGGGCCGGCGCGTGGCCGAGATGCGCAAGGCCTTCGGCGAGATCGGCGACATGCGCCTGCAGGTGATGACCGCGATCACCATCGCGGACGAGCTGGCCGAGGCCCGGCGCCGGCTCGCAGCGGCGGAGGCCGAGACGGCGGCGCTACGCGCCGAGACCGGGCAGCTCGCCGCCGGCCTGACGGAGGCGGCCGAGCGGATCGAGCGCATGGCCCAATCACTCGCGGGCTCGGAGCCGCGGGAGGGTTGA
- a CDS encoding L-dopachrome tautomerase-related protein, protein MALTTNRAGPLPAASTGLPAVLLTCTLLTGPVAAQEAARDTAQPAKPAGAAQAAPVQLTPVARFEHQVTGVTVAKDGRIFVNFPRWSEDAPVSVAELKDGKPVPFPDAEWNSWRNAKKDGIDPKNHFVCVQSVVADGQDRLWVVDAAAPAMGAVVKDGPKLVGIDLKTNQVVKTIPFDPTTVMQASYLNDVRIAPDGKTAYLTDSGAEGALIVVDLDSGSAKRVLSGHAATMPDKSVTVSYDGQPLRRPDGRGVEFAADGIALSNDGKTLYWQAIKGKTLYSLPTDALTGWATASVVPELLTDRTIGAKVATVGENGPADGLLIARKDGRMYVTSPQDNAVKVRDLSGTNAGLTVLVQDERLRWPDTFSEGPDGTIYVTTSHIQDSADYKPGAPISLPTELWALKPAGVDATGSTVNPPR, encoded by the coding sequence ATGGCACTCACGACGAACCGTGCCGGCCCGTTGCCGGCTGCCTCCACGGGCCTCCCCGCCGTCCTCCTCACCTGCACGCTGCTGACCGGCCCTGTAGCCGCCCAGGAGGCAGCCCGGGACACGGCCCAACCGGCCAAGCCCGCCGGGGCGGCGCAGGCCGCGCCCGTGCAGCTCACCCCGGTCGCCCGTTTCGAGCATCAGGTCACCGGCGTCACTGTGGCGAAGGACGGGCGCATCTTCGTGAACTTCCCGCGCTGGAGCGAGGACGCGCCGGTCTCGGTGGCCGAATTGAAGGACGGCAAGCCCGTGCCCTTCCCGGACGCGGAGTGGAATTCCTGGCGCAACGCCAAGAAGGACGGGATCGACCCGAAAAACCACTTCGTCTGCGTACAGAGCGTGGTGGCGGACGGCCAGGACCGGCTCTGGGTTGTCGATGCGGCGGCCCCTGCGATGGGCGCCGTGGTCAAGGACGGGCCGAAGCTCGTCGGCATCGACCTGAAGACCAACCAGGTTGTGAAGACGATCCCATTCGACCCCACGACCGTGATGCAGGCCTCCTACCTCAACGACGTGCGCATCGCGCCGGACGGCAAGACCGCCTATCTCACCGATTCCGGTGCCGAGGGCGCGCTGATCGTGGTCGACCTCGACAGCGGCTCGGCCAAGCGCGTGCTCTCGGGCCACGCCGCGACCATGCCGGACAAGAGCGTGACGGTGAGCTACGACGGCCAGCCGCTGCGCCGTCCGGACGGGCGCGGCGTGGAGTTCGCCGCCGACGGCATCGCGCTCTCGAACGACGGGAAGACGCTCTACTGGCAGGCGATCAAGGGAAAGACGCTCTACAGCCTGCCGACCGACGCGCTGACCGGCTGGGCCACCGCCTCGGTGGTGCCCGAGCTGCTCACCGACCGGACGATCGGGGCCAAGGTCGCCACGGTCGGCGAGAACGGCCCGGCGGACGGCCTGCTGATCGCCCGCAAGGACGGGCGGATGTACGTGACCTCGCCCCAGGACAACGCCGTGAAGGTGCGCGACCTCTCCGGCACGAATGCGGGCCTGACCGTGCTGGTGCAGGACGAGCGCCTGCGCTGGCCCGACACGTTCAGCGAGGGCCCTGACGGCACAATCTACGTGACCACCTCGCACATCCAGGACTCGGCCGACTACAAGCCGGGCGCCCCGATCAGCCTTCCGACCGAGCTCTGGGCCCTGAAGCCCGCGGGCGTCGACGCGACTGGCTCGACCGTGAACCCGCCGCGCTGA